From Calothrix sp. PCC 6303, a single genomic window includes:
- a CDS encoding GumC family protein gives MKPQHYTEEIDLKNYWLVLKRRWLIAAGIFLTSVAMSGFVISLQKATYEASGKLLFQTNRTSSLTGVGEKIGSLESFRNEANPLSTQAAILESRPIVQEVIQALDLKDNKGRSLVPEAFKIKVEAVPGTDILNVSFTWDNPEIASAVVNKLMDVYVANNLANSRSEAVSAGKFIELQIPQAKIELDKTSEALRNFKARNQIISLKEESDSTVKIIEELSNKLNEARGQLADVASQQAEVRLSANIPRDRTVTQTVNVSSLSVNPGVQGTLAELQKVENNLAVARARYTENSPIVMDLREQQATLKQLLQERVADSSGSSQQITPGNLQIGDIKQDLANQYVSLQSQRAGLEEKVQTLSSLHEAYKRRANIFPNLEKQQGELERSLTIAQKTYEELLTRQQAIRLAENQAMGNARVIQNAIAPNSPISSKLTLLLAVGGVFVGVFLGIAAAFLVDSIDKSIKTIKEAQTLFGYTPLGLIPKFDANSTSLIEEMSGDGVSPRIIVATSPRTVIHEAYQMLRANLKFISHKQVRTIVVTSSVAGEGKSEVSANLAAAIAQTGKRVLLVDADMRQPSQHHLWGLMNVKGLSNLLVDRVKLNRVVQKVSTNLSLLTAGVIPPNPVALIDSESMMNLIQTMAGEYEYIIFDTPPLAGTADAAVLGKMADGVLMVVRPGIANSDSAIAAKSLLARSEANILGLVANGVSVKNEPGSYFYYDYARTEMSSERAKTVSLS, from the coding sequence ATGAAACCTCAACACTATACTGAAGAAATAGACCTGAAGAATTATTGGTTAGTTTTGAAGCGACGTTGGCTGATAGCTGCGGGAATATTTTTGACTTCTGTGGCAATGTCAGGTTTTGTCATATCATTGCAAAAGGCAACCTATGAGGCATCAGGGAAACTACTTTTTCAGACAAACCGGACTTCATCTCTAACAGGAGTAGGTGAGAAAATAGGTAGCTTGGAAAGTTTTAGAAACGAAGCAAATCCCCTTTCTACCCAAGCAGCAATTTTAGAATCACGTCCCATTGTCCAAGAGGTAATTCAGGCTTTGGATCTGAAGGATAATAAAGGTCGTTCCTTGGTGCCAGAAGCATTCAAAATTAAGGTGGAAGCTGTACCTGGGACAGATATATTGAATGTTTCCTTCACATGGGATAACCCAGAAATAGCCTCAGCAGTGGTTAATAAGCTGATGGATGTTTATGTTGCTAATAACTTAGCAAACAGTCGTTCGGAAGCTGTATCTGCTGGTAAATTTATTGAGTTGCAAATACCCCAGGCAAAAATAGAGCTAGATAAAACATCTGAAGCATTAAGAAACTTCAAAGCTCGGAATCAAATTATTAGCTTGAAAGAAGAATCTGATTCCACAGTCAAAATTATTGAAGAATTGAGTAATAAACTGAACGAAGCACGGGGGCAACTTGCAGATGTCGCTTCACAGCAAGCAGAAGTTCGTCTCAGCGCGAACATTCCACGCGATCGCACTGTAACCCAAACGGTGAATGTAAGTTCATTAAGTGTGAATCCAGGAGTCCAGGGAACCCTCGCAGAATTGCAAAAGGTTGAAAATAACCTGGCAGTTGCCCGCGCTCGTTACACCGAAAATAGCCCAATTGTCATGGACTTGAGGGAACAGCAAGCAACACTCAAACAGCTACTGCAAGAAAGAGTTGCCGATTCTTCCGGCAGTTCACAACAAATAACCCCTGGAAATCTCCAAATTGGTGATATTAAGCAGGATTTAGCTAATCAGTACGTCAGCTTACAATCTCAGCGAGCGGGTTTAGAAGAGAAAGTTCAAACCCTCTCATCATTGCATGAAGCCTACAAACGTCGAGCAAATATTTTCCCCAATCTAGAAAAGCAACAGGGTGAATTAGAACGCAGTCTGACAATTGCTCAAAAGACATATGAGGAATTGCTGACAAGGCAACAAGCAATTCGATTAGCAGAAAACCAAGCGATGGGAAATGCCAGAGTAATTCAGAATGCCATCGCTCCCAATTCACCAATATCTTCAAAACTCACTTTACTTTTGGCAGTTGGTGGTGTCTTCGTCGGAGTATTCCTAGGGATTGCTGCTGCCTTCTTGGTGGATTCCATCGATAAGTCCATCAAAACCATCAAAGAAGCGCAAACATTATTTGGTTACACCCCATTGGGCTTGATTCCCAAATTCGATGCCAATAGTACCTCATTAATTGAAGAAATGTCAGGTGATGGAGTTTCACCGCGAATCATCGTTGCCACTTCCCCCCGCACAGTGATTCATGAAGCCTATCAAATGCTGCGGGCAAACTTGAAATTTATTAGCCACAAACAAGTACGCACAATTGTGGTCACAAGTTCAGTTGCTGGGGAAGGAAAATCAGAAGTTTCCGCTAATTTAGCAGCAGCGATCGCTCAAACTGGCAAACGGGTATTATTGGTGGATGCAGATATGCGTCAACCATCTCAACATCACCTCTGGGGACTGATGAATGTCAAGGGTTTGAGCAACCTGTTGGTGGATAGAGTCAAATTAAACAGAGTTGTGCAAAAAGTTAGCACTAACTTATCCCTGTTAACAGCCGGAGTCATACCTCCTAATCCCGTGGCTTTGATAGATTCCGAAAGTATGATGAACTTGATTCAAACCATGGCAGGTGAGTATGAATACATCATCTTTGATACTCCTCCTTTAGCGGGAACCGCAGATGCGGCAGTCTTAGGTAAGAT